The following proteins come from a genomic window of Acidobacteriota bacterium:
- a CDS encoding ornithine cyclodeaminase family protein, with amino-acid sequence MEPARELLYLSREDIEGIGLSTARIVEAVEDSLVQKESGNVEMPPKPGIHTRPGAFIHAMPAYIRTTGAAGLKWVGGYPGNSARGLPYITGLMILNDPESGVPLAVMDATWITAIRTGAATAVSARHLARRDSRTAAILGCGVQGRSNLEALKVVLPELRDIRVYDVRLEAAHAFARECVKRHELSCTVCASPRQAVRTADVVVTAGPMPSPPAPVIEPDWLADGVFVCVLDFDAYVTPAAFHAADLLVTDDVAQFDYYRSVGYFKGLPPVLSELSDVVRGRGGRRREEQRIISVNLGLGAEDVATAQLIYTSALDQGAGTVLPL; translated from the coding sequence GTGGAGCCCGCCCGAGAACTCCTGTATCTGTCGCGCGAGGACATCGAGGGAATCGGTCTTTCAACGGCCCGCATCGTCGAGGCGGTGGAGGATTCCCTGGTCCAGAAAGAATCGGGGAACGTGGAGATGCCGCCGAAGCCGGGCATCCATACCCGGCCCGGAGCGTTCATCCACGCCATGCCGGCGTACATCCGAACCACGGGAGCCGCCGGATTGAAGTGGGTCGGCGGGTATCCCGGAAACTCGGCCCGCGGCCTTCCCTACATTACGGGCCTCATGATCCTGAACGATCCGGAGTCCGGAGTGCCTCTGGCGGTGATGGACGCCACCTGGATCACGGCCATCCGGACCGGTGCGGCCACGGCGGTGTCGGCACGGCATCTGGCCCGCCGGGACTCCCGGACGGCCGCCATCCTTGGGTGCGGTGTCCAGGGCCGGTCCAACCTGGAGGCGCTGAAGGTGGTCCTCCCCGAACTCCGGGACATCCGTGTCTACGACGTCCGGCTGGAAGCGGCGCACGCATTCGCCCGGGAGTGTGTGAAACGTCACGAACTCTCCTGCACGGTCTGCGCCTCCCCCCGGCAGGCCGTCCGGACCGCAGACGTGGTGGTCACTGCGGGCCCCATGCCGAGTCCGCCCGCACCCGTGATCGAGCCGGACTGGCTCGCGGACGGGGTCTTCGTCTGCGTCCTGGACTTCGACGCCTACGTGACCCCCGCGGCCTTCCACGCCGCCGACCTGCTGGTGACGGACGACGTGGCGCAGTTCGACTACTATCGCAGCGTGGGGTATTTCAAGGGTCTCCCCCCCGTGCTTTCCGAGTTGTCAGACGTGGTTCGGGGACGGGGAGGACGCCGGCGGGAGGAGCAACGGATCATATCCGTCAACCTGGGACTGGGCGCGGAAGACGTGGCCACGGCCCAATTGATCTACACGAGTGCATTGGACCAGGGAGCGGGGACCGTCCTTCCCCTCTGA
- a CDS encoding thioredoxin family protein yields the protein MVLTASTMLGLGTEAPDFQLPDVTTGETVSLDDFSGNKALLVMFICKHCPYVVHVQEELARLGNEYRARDVGVVAIGSNDVDAYPGDAPGELKNMAREHGFQFPYCFDESQAIAKAYTAACTPDFFLFDQDRRLAYRGQLDDSRPGSGAPVTGEDLRGALDTVLAGDTPDPEQQPSLGCNIKWKPGNEPAYFGV from the coding sequence ATGGTTCTGACTGCATCGACCATGTTGGGTCTCGGCACCGAGGCCCCGGACTTCCAGTTGCCGGACGTGACGACGGGTGAGACCGTTTCCCTGGACGACTTCTCGGGGAACAAGGCCCTGTTGGTCATGTTCATCTGCAAGCACTGCCCTTACGTCGTTCACGTCCAGGAGGAGCTGGCCCGCTTGGGGAACGAGTACCGGGCCCGGGACGTGGGCGTCGTGGCCATCGGCTCCAACGACGTGGACGCCTACCCGGGAGACGCCCCCGGCGAGCTGAAGAACATGGCCCGGGAGCACGGGTTCCAGTTCCCCTACTGCTTCGATGAGTCCCAGGCGATCGCCAAGGCCTACACGGCGGCCTGCACGCCGGACTTCTTCCTCTTCGACCAGGACCGGCGCCTGGCCTATCGCGGCCAGTTGGACGACAGCCGGCCCGGAAGCGGCGCGCCGGTGACCGGCGAAGACCTGAGAGGAGCCCTCGACACGGTCTTGGCCGGGGATACCCCCGATCCGGAACAGCAGCCCAGCCTGGGTTGCAACATCAAGTGGAAGCCGGGGAACGAGCCGGCCTACTTCGGAGTCTGA